The Pantoea vagans genome contains the following window.
GTCACGGATGAACAGCGTCATCTCAAAATCCAGTGCTGAAAACGGCTCATCCAGAAACATCACTTCTGGCTCAGTGGCCAGCGCACGCATGATGCACACCGTCTGTTGTTGCCCACCCGAAAGCTCATAGGGATAGCGCTGCAGGTCAAAACGGATGTCAAACATCTCCGAGAGTTCACTCACCCGCTTTTTCACCGCCGCAGACTTCATACCCTGGCGCTTTAACGGATAGGCGATGTTCTGCCAGGCGGTGAGCCAGGGAAAGAGCGCGTCACGATAGTTCTGGAATACATAGCCAATATTGGTCTCGGCGAGGGTTTTTCCATCGAACAGGATTTGCCCACGATCGATCGGAATCAGTCCGGCAATCATATTCATCAAGGTCGATTTACCACAACCGTTGGGGCCAAATATCGACACAATCTTGCCTTTCGGCAGATCAAGATTGAGATCCTGATACAACGGTTGACCCGCAAAGCTTTTATCCAGCCCGCGAATAGTGACATGGGTATTAGGTTGCGGATATTCCCTGTTTCTCATGCTTTGCCACTCCAGTGCACGCAGCGTTTCTCAATCAGCAGAAACCCCAGATTTAACAAATAACCAAAGGCACCGGTGATCAGAATCGATGCATACATGTCTTTGATATTGAATAATTGCTGCGCATCTATGATGCGATGGCCCAACCCCGTTTCAGAACCAATAAACATCTCTGCGACAATGACGATGACCAACGCCATAGAAACGCCAGTGCGCAACCCCACGAACGTTTGCGGCAGGCTTTCCATCAACATGATGTCTTTAAATACGTGCCAGCGTGAAACGCCCATCACCTGCGCCGCCATAATGCGGGTCTTTTTCGCATTCATCACCCCGTAGGCGCTGTTGAACAGAATCACTAACACCGCAGCAAAGGCGGCAATAGCAATCTTGTTGGTATCGGTAATACCGAAAATCAGCATGAATAGCGGGATTAACGCCGAAGATGGCGTTGAGCGGAAGAAATCCACCAGGAATTCGACGCTGCGATAAAGCCGTTCACTGCTCCCTAGCATCACGCCCAACGGCACACCGATAATCGCGGCCACAATAAAGGCCATCAGCGTGCGATACAGTGTTGCGCCGATGTCCTGATTCATACTGCCATCGGTCAAAGCTCCCAAGAGATAACCCAAGGTTTCCCCCGGAGAGGGAAGCAATACCGGATTAAGCCATTTGGCACTGACCGCCGTTTGCCATAGCAAAAAGAGCAGTA
Protein-coding sequences here:
- a CDS encoding ABC transporter permease, with the translated sequence MLKWRSKLIPLIGPILLFLLWQTAVSAKWLNPVLLPSPGETLGYLLGALTDGSMNQDIGATLYRTLMAFIVAAIIGVPLGVMLGSSERLYRSVEFLVDFFRSTPSSALIPLFMLIFGITDTNKIAIAAFAAVLVILFNSAYGVMNAKKTRIMAAQVMGVSRWHVFKDIMLMESLPQTFVGLRTGVSMALVIVIVAEMFIGSETGLGHRIIDAQQLFNIKDMYASILITGAFGYLLNLGFLLIEKRCVHWSGKA
- a CDS encoding ABC transporter ATP-binding protein, with protein sequence MRNREYPQPNTHVTIRGLDKSFAGQPLYQDLNLDLPKGKIVSIFGPNGCGKSTLMNMIAGLIPIDRGQILFDGKTLAETNIGYVFQNYRDALFPWLTAWQNIAYPLKRQGMKSAAVKKRVSELSEMFDIRFDLQRYPYELSGGQQQTVCIMRALATEPEVMFLDEPFSALDFEMTLFIRDKLQQVQLLTGVTMLIVSHDLEDAVFLADEILLLTRRPTRVAEIVPFALPRPRTAEIMSDPEFVRVKAHTLAVFKREMAG